The genomic segment CTGTTTGGGCTACTGTTCCGTCTCCTGATTTAGAACAGTTGGTCAGAGTACAGAGATTTTTTGCACAATATTTCTCCTTGCTTTTCTAGGCTGAATTCATGTAATTCACATATCGTGCACTTACAAGTCTCCGTGTAGCCGCTGTGCAGgcgcgagaaagcgagagacggtTCTCTCACACGCGCTTGCTGTTTTCCGTTCTGCTTGTGACTGTGCCAACGTCACAATCGGTGTCGACTCGGTACTGTGAAGTGCATACAAGTTCTTCATCTCGCGCGCTCACTGTTTCCACGTGCGTTGTATCGCCATCCTTTGTCGCTGGACGTATTGTTCCTCTCCCATGTTTGTCCGCAAAATGTCTGTGCTTGCTGCGGGTGGAACTTGAAACCGATGCATGGATTTCCGAATGCATTCATGTTAACGTAAATACAGACACCGTGTGTATCAAACGTGACCAAGGAGAGATCGACGCTTTTCTCGgtcttctgcctccgtcGCTGTTGCCGCGCGTCGGCTGCGGTCCACGActtcgctgctgctgtcTGTGTTGGTTGCTTGCAGCTTCAGTACCGCCTGATGACGGAAGTGATGAAGAATGTGCCTGCCTTGAGTGCACTTCGCAACGAGAGGTCTTCCCAGGCGATGTTGCCCTTCTTGCCGGCCTTCGCTGCAGCTGACTCTGCGTCTACGCGGAGCAGTGGCTCGCTTTCCACCTCGGTCTTCAGGCCGTCGTCTGCGTCCACCGCGCCTGCGACACCGGCGAAGGACTTGCTGGCGAAGCCCACACAACCTGCGGCGATGTACAGCGGCCGCACCGTGCCGCAGTACCAGTACTCGTACGTCCCCGTCGTTCCACGCCAAGGGACTTCTGCCCCAGCGTTGTCTCGGACTGGGACTTACCGGCTGGCGCCAACCGCAGGAGTGCGAGAGGCAGCCAAAAAGACTGTTGTCGACGCGACGCTGAAGCCAGCGAAGCGGGCGACGTCCGCATCGTCGTCGGtatctgccttcttctcgtccctGTTTGGacaaaaggaagagacgcctGTGGTCGTCGCCCCGTCGTTCGACGTCACGTCGTTCCCCGTCGCCTACACTGCCCCCGTCGCCggtgcgtctgtctccggccAGAGACCGCAGATGCAGACGATCGCGCTCTCGAACACCAAGGCTGTGTCGGGGTACGCTGTGAGGAGCTATGGCTTCAACTACGCGAAAAAGGACGCTCAGTGCGTGACTTGTGGCCAGCCTGTGCCCGTGTCTGGACTCCCCTCGTACGGACCTGTGAGCCAGACGCAGACTGCAGCTGCTCCCAAACTCAAGGCGGAGGCCAACGCGGCAGCACTGCCAGCTGATGGTGCCCAGGCCGTGGAGACACCCGCGAACTAAACAGAAGTCGGTCAAGACCGCGCACGATGAAAAGAGTGTGGACGGAGAGAGTGACCAGCAGTGACAAGAAGTCACAAGAAATGACATGAATTGAGAACGCGAACGAAGAAGTGAGAGGCGCTGAGAGAAATAAGGAACAAGAGCTgagacaaaaggagaaaatATGCATGAAGTGACAAGAAGCGCCGCTACggcagaggcggagacaACGAGGTGCACAAGACGAGGTTACAAAGCAACAGGAAATGGCATGAAACGGGGGTGACGAGGAGGGGGGAACGAGCGATCGACTGGATCGTTTCATCACAGCCGACTCTCTTCAAAGGTTGAATAGGCGGTGCGCTTATTAGTGGGGGGAACTGGATAAAGGAGGCAGGCAAGGTGAAGCAGTtagttcttctctgttggtggaaagcgagaaaaagagcgaatGAATGGAGGGAGGAGGTGGAGACTTGGGAAACGCGGAATGTTTACACGTGGGAAGTTTCTGCTGTTGGATTCGAACATTGTATGAAAAGCACTTGTCGCGTCGTCCCCTAACTGCAAAAGGAAAGTTTTTCCGTGTGCCTCCCTCCAGTGCGGTCGCTTGTAGTTGCGCTAGTGTGTATGAGGAATGGTTAAGAGGATACGAGACACTGCGGACGGAGGGAAGGTGCTTTTATGTCTGAGGGCTCGACTGTGCAACATTGTGTGGATCTGCCGTCTGGCTGGTCAGCCCGTCCAAATGGACATATCTGCGCATGTTTGATTCAGTGTTACTTGGTCTGTCGGTTGTACCATAGGACGGCGGCAGTGAAGTTCTCTACGTTTTGCGTACCTTTCCTGCGTGTAGCCTACCTCAAGCGGTAGCTCACTGTGCGCCTCCTCTCGGGAGCAGGCAAACgggaaaaacgcaaaaacaCGCCCGGGAACAGTGGGTgtgagaaaaggagagatgAGGGCCGAATACGCCAGgacggggggggggggggcggcATGCGTAACGGTGAATGTGAACATCCTGAGAAGTCCAGAAATGAGAAAACGAAATTCTTGTGTCGTGTATCAGCTTATGCatcgagagaggaagagccaGACAAACGAGAACGCGTGCTCCGCAACTTCCGTCGGACGTTTCCTATTTCCGGTGTGAAAGTACTCCGACTGACAAAGGATCATTGCGAAATGTTAACCAGGGGTGCGGGCGGCCGAGGGATAAGGATCAGGAGAGGAACAGGAATGCGTGTCTCCGTATGCAGTAGTTGTTGCCCGTTTCGTATCCCCTGCATAAGtatttcgctgtctccctgtgCGCTTGAATTTCAAACATGCACGGATTTTGACCGTGACGGGCCTCCGCCAGATGACGAACCGGGAGTGCACCATGATGTGGTGGCCTGTGTAGATGAGCAGCGGTTGGGTGACCGTTTTTTATCCCGTAGAAAGGCGCAGGGATTGGGGCTATTCCTTTCTCAAGCAGGAACCCGTGTGCCCGTGTCTTagaacgaagaaacactgacgcttctctgctgttccaAAAGAGACATGCCGAGAAAGTCGATCATCATGTGGTCACGCGTGCGGCGcacgcatgtgtgtgtacatgtgtatatatgcgtgtgcGTGTACATCGCCCGCTTACCGATATGGAGAgaactgttttctctctgcagaggacAGTACAGTGGCGGCAGACAACTCTTGTTTGCGTACCTTCATGCATGATGTAACATACAATATCTGTAGCGAAATGGTACCCAGGGGTGTCTGTATAAACAGGCACGTTGTGGCGTACAGAGATATGCGTAGGTCTTCGTACTGTTTCAGGTGCTGCGGGACGGGAATTCGGTGGCTATTGAACGGTAGAGGACAGGTAACACACCGACAGCTGGGACAGAAACCGTCGAGGAAGCTGGCGTAGCCATACTGTGACCGTGCTACTCTGTGCATGAGGGTCTTAGCAGGGAAGGTCAATAGCTAGTCTTCAGCAGCAAATATATTACGTATGAGCACAAATACGCATGCACAAAGCGTAAATGCACACGACCAGATGTTTCCCCGTGTGAACATACATTCTGTACACAAATGTTTAGATCTTCGTACGAGACAGATGTATATTCAACGCCAACCGTACCAGCCTAAAATCGTACGTGCCCATGAGGGCCGGCTCATGAACTCGTGGAGTGCGTGTAAAGCGATCCAACCATTTTTAATGTAGCTCTTTCGTTGCTGGCGGCAGACAAAAGCATAAGCCTTTCCGCAAAGCCTCACTGCTTTGTGTAGAGGCAGCCTTTCGTTGAGCAGGGGGACATCAGGACGAACACAGCGACAAAGGATATACGAGTTCCTCTCTTGGGGTTGGAAGACAGCACATCCCCCACAAGCGTACTTCGCTTTCAGAAGGGAAAGGACGAAGCAGGTACCCCAAAGGCACGATGCAGTTGATATTTTGGTGGAGATGCGAGACCGCAAAAGAAGACGGTAGCtcgaaacaggaagagagaatcGCACGTCGAGGACAGggagcagacagaaaaagtgGCTCATCCAACGAGAGAAATGAGAACTAAACCGGACGGGAGAGAGCACGCTAACTTCAACCGGTTGGACGGCACCTTTTCTTTATTCTTATGTTGATCTTTCTGTTCTTATTGTGCGCTACCACTTCCTTTCACAACTGAGCTTCTTTCCTGGATGCGGTTGCCGCAAGAACTGTCGAACTCGGACTCGCACTCTCTCAGCCTGTGTTTAGTTACGGACTCCCAGATGGATTCGATCCTTACACTCAACTAGCGTTTTATATGCCTGCAGCTTCCAACGCAACGTGAATATCGTTTCGGTGCTGAAATCAAAAGGTCAGTAGCGCGTGAATGAGACAAAGTGGAGACTCTCCAGGAAGACAAGAGTTAAAGGCGCTGCGACGTGTGGTCTTCTTTGACAAACAGTTGAGAGGTCGTCCcgatttcctttttctggCGAAAGTGAAAGGAACTTTGATCCTTATCAGAGATCGAAAAGGTCGACTACGATGTAGAAAAGACACAGCAACAACCATAGAGAAGGAACTGACAGAAACTCTCCCGCGGCAGAAACTCTACAGAGCTCATTGCAAAAGCGCCTATTTCGCTGATACTCCCTGCCTCGCGCTCTCCTATTT from the Toxoplasma gondii ME49 chromosome IX, whole genome shotgun sequence genome contains:
- a CDS encoding hypothetical protein (encoded by transcript TGME49_306190), with product MASPDSTAMNACSQVEGHGTAPDPLENSELGVTVSEAEPSETTSPAPLPSATSSSGPTLVLPAIPGLPINMPELKIPEDLKKILANQETLQKLSSACIEKTQQLFNEPTVRQLRQELYMALPENVKKTHADVLEAYEKGGILKLVELGCQLALPVIQQLAQKILELCIWLAEHREEIAGALAGVYQTVRSIVLQLQYRLMTEVMKNVPALSALRNERSSQAMLPFLPAFAAADSASTRSSGSLSTSVFRPSSASTAPATPAKDLLAKPTQPAAMYSGRTVPQYQYSYVPVVPRQGTSAPALSRTGTYRLAPTAGVREAAKKTVVDATLKPAKRATSASSSVSAFFSSLFGQKEETPVVVAPSFDVTSFPVAYTAPVAGASVSGQRPQMQTIALSNTKAVSGYAVRSYGFNYAKKDAQCVTCGQPVPVSGLPSYGPVSQTQTAAAPKLKAEANAAALPADGAQAVETPAN